In Erpetoichthys calabaricus chromosome 2, fErpCal1.3, whole genome shotgun sequence, a genomic segment contains:
- the LOC114645789 gene encoding sal-like protein 2 isoform X1, with protein MSRRKQRRPQQLLNSDVGGTINTCEKADHTDDQDSSSLKVEESRSHVCDQCCAQFSELSDLKQHQLHCSRDQLVIIPTSTGGQTSPFPSNPSPSELNSSQDDVSSSPDGSTHSQSLFTQAPFGYNSAPNVAEKLGGVSPTVEADSVAPPKQNRKEMVSPKLGVLATTNTPSATHPGSSTPGLAFESIRSPTGPVGMGDSSGSNKTGLSIPLILEELRILQQRQIHQLQMTEQICRQVLQLGSVASHPPSALTSSAPPRLEPSPLAFYASLLQDSTSLSPSTPISALSSKSPISHILKPIKPGLLRLLVPASPYEARVVADPNQIRPTNPSQIYPTLKMSSPSLPPGSVQPAVPFLSSLQNSGSAPPALQHVREMSGSFEKGSGTEDRHRCRFCGKTFGSDSALQIHLRSHTGERPYQCTVCLNRFTTRGNLKVHFHRHKEHFPHVPMNPHPVPEPLDGATNGNSTNKNSSSSGGGTTSTTGLAPAITSTAASSLSPSILPFPGPAPKAPSTMLPPNMDLALLSTAHSLLALNRATIGKPDENTPPQAPKMLLPSLAVLRPPQHFPFSAFSPLTKSSETSKLQRLVENLEKSSMTSIGGGADGESNAPETNESGPSGYQCMVCQRILSCPRALRLHYATHSGDRPFRCKVCGRAFSTKGNLRAHQATHKSRPLARAQNSCPICQRKFTNAVVLQHHIRMHLGGQIPNLPTLSAFGTGSGSSGSEVPAGRPSMANTGVVTFCREENGEIEKRDKELEEEEEDEDEEDDIMQHSPPFAPEGSATSTGDPGCPNCKSSLAKGGNCEVCKQKMAKPADEEIPEPLEHEGVPYIPESHGDHNNGSMNINVGSPYPNTPGSLATSPSNSIARRPLPSRQHLCLSCNKTFSSASALQIHDRIHTGEKPYSCSICGRAFTTKGNLKVHMSTHVWSSTPPPARRGRRLSLDQTALVPLLPSEPMSFPPVVGVSVGGPMSFWNQYTAFLSNSLGPKHKEVELKATGTHRITGVPPVAPVSASATLPGTETSNIIVKPAPRAEETLVDSPEKEMDTEDLMESKPDSKPMVTDSKDSVEDAETPSLSPSMVDTPTMSC; from the exons ATGTCACGGAGGAAGCAAAGGCGGCCGCAGCAGCTGCTCAACTCAGACGTGGGTGGCACTATCAACACTTGTGAGAAAG cTGATCACACTGATGATCAGGACAGCAGCTCCCTGAAGGTGGAGGAAAGTCGGAGTCATGTCTGTGATCAGTGCTGTGCACAGTTCAGTGAGCTTTCAGACCTCAAGCAGCATCAACTTCACTGCTCTCGAGACCAATTGGTCATAATCCCCACCTCTACAGGAGGCCAGACCTCTCCTTTCCCTTCAAACCCTTCTCCAAGTGAGCTAAACTCTTCCCAGGATGATGTAAGTTCTTCTCCTGATGGGTCCACCCACTCTCAAAGCCTCTTTACCCAAGCCCCCTTTGGATATAATTCTGCACCAAATGTAGCAGAAAAATTGGGAGGAGTGAGTCCCACTGTGGAAGCAGATTCTGTTGCTCCACCAAAGCAAAATCGGAAGGAGATGGTCTCCCCAAAACTAGGGGTCTTAGCTACCACCAACACTCCTTCTGCCACGCACCCTGGATCTTCCACCCCTGGCTTGGCCTTTGAAAGTATACGAAGTCCTACTGGTCCAGTGGGGATGGGCGACTCTTCTGGTAGTAACAAAACCGGTTTGAGCATTCCTCTGATCTTGGAAGAGCTACGAATCCTGCAGCAGCGGCAAATCCACCAGTTGCAAATGACAGAGCAGATATGCCGACAAGTCCTCCAGCTTGGCTCGGTAGCCAGCCACCCCCCTTCAGCACTGACCTCCTCAGCACCACCTCGCTTGGAGCCCTCACCATTGGCATTTTATGCTTCTCTCCTGCAGGATTCCACATCTCTGTCTCCCTCCACTCCAATCTCTGCTCTTTCCTCCAAATCTCCAATTTCCCACATTCTGAAGCCTATCAAGCCTGGTCTTTTACGTCTTCTTGTTCCAGCTTCACCATACGAAGCAAGGGTAGTGGCTGATCCTAACCAAATTCGGCCAACCAACCCCTCCCAGATCTATCCTACCTTGAAAATGTCAAGTCCGAGTCTGCCACCAGGTTCTGTGCAGCCGGCCGTACCCTTCTTGTCATCCTTGCAAAACTCTGGCTCTGCTCCCCCAGCTCTACAGCATGTGAGGGAGATGTCAGGGTCATTTGAAAAAGGCTCAGGGACTGAGGACAGACACCGCTGCCGCTTTTGTGGCAAGACATTTGGCAGTGACTCTGCCCTGCAGATCCACTTACGCTCTCATACTGGGGAAAGGCCATACCAGTGCACAGTCTGCTTGAACCGCTTTACCACCCGTGGCAACTTGAAAGTGCACTTTCACCGTCACAAGGAGCACTTTCCACATGTCCCCATGAACCCACATCCTGTGCCAGAGCCACTGGATGGTGCCACCAATGGGAACAGCACCAACAAAAACAGCAGTAGCAGTGGAGGTGGCACAACCTCAACGACAGGCCTGGCCCCTGCCATCACCTCCACTGCCGCATCCTCTCTCAGCCCAAGCATCCTTCCCTTTCCTGGTCCGGCTCCCAAGGCTCCATCTACCATGCTGCCTCCTAATATGGATCTGGCTTTGCTGTCAACAGCTCACTCCTTACTGGCCCTTAACAGAGCTACCATTGGCAAGCCAGATGAGAACACTCCTCCTCAGGCACCAAAAATGCTTCTCCCCAGCCTGGCTGTCCTTCGCCCACCAcaacattttccattttctgcattttctcCCCTAACCAAGTCATCTGAGACTTCAAAACTGCAGCGGCTTGTTGAAAACCTGGAGAAGAGCAGCATGACTTCAATTGGTGGGGGGGCAGATGGGGAGAGCAATGCACCAGAGACCAATGAAAGTGGCCCTAGTGGTTACCAATGCATGGTTTGCCAGCGGATCCTGAGCTGTCCACGTGCCCTCCGGCTCCATTATGCCACTCATTCTGGAGATCGCCCCTTCCGTTGTAAGGTCTGCGGCCGTGCTTTCTCCACCAAAGGCAACTTACGTGCCCACCAAGCAACACACAAATCTCGACCCCTGGCAAGAGCCCAAAACTCATGTCCAATATGCCAGCGCAAATTCACCAATGCTGTTGTTCTGCAGCATCACATTCGCATGCATCTTGGAGGCCAGATTCCCAATCTTCCTACTCTGTCAGCATTTGGCACTGGTAGCGGCAGCAGTGGCTCTGAGGTCCCTGCAGGTAGACCAAGCATGGCAAATACAGGAGTTGTCACTTTCTGTAGGGAAGAAAATGGAGAGATCGAGAAAAGAGATAAGGagttagaggaggaggaggaggatgaagatgAAGAGGATGATATTATGCAGCACTCGCCGCCCTTTGCACCTGAAGGTTCAGCCACTAGTACTGGTGATCCAGGATGTCCAAATTGCAAAAGCAGCCTGGCTAAGGGTGGTAACTGTGAAGTCTGCAAGCAAAAAATGGCCAAACCTGCCGACGAAGAAATCCCTGAGCCTTTAGAACATGAAGGGGTACCTTACATTCCTGAAAGTCATGGTGATCATAACAATGGCAGCATGAACATAAATGTTGGGAGCCCTTACCCTAATACCCCAGGCTCACTGGCAACTAGCCCTTCAAACTCAATTGCCAGAAGACCACTTCCCAGTCGTCAGCACCTCTGCTTGTCCTGCAATAAGACCTTCTCCTCGGCCAGCGCCCTCCAGATACATGACAGGATTCACACTGGGGAAAAGCCGTACAGCTGTAGCATCTGTGGCCGGGCATTCACTACCAAGGGGAACCTTAAG GTTCACATGAGCACTCACGTGTGGAGCAGCACTCCTCCTCCAGCCAGAAGAGGGCGACGTTTGTCCTTAGACCAAACTGCTTTGGTGCCCCTGCTACCTTCAGAGCCAATGTCTTTTCCCCCTGTAGTAGGGGTGAGTGTAGGGGGACCTATGTCTTTTTGGAACCAGTACACTGCATTTTTGTCTAATAGCCTGGGTCCCAAACACAAGGAGGTGGAGCTGAAAGCAACAGGAACCCATAGAATAACAGGTGTCCCTCCAGTAGCACCAGTGTCTGCTTCAGCTACTCTTCCTGGCACTGAAACAAGTAACATAATTGTCAAGCCTGCGCCTAGAGCTGAGGAGACCTTGGTAGATTCTCCGGAAAAGGAGATGGACACAGAAGACCTGATGGAGAGCAAGCCTGATTCCAAACCAATGGTAACAGACAGCAAGGACTCTGTGGAAGATGCAGAAACTCCATCACTTTCTCCATCAATGGTAGACACACCAACAATGAGCTGCTAA
- the LOC114645789 gene encoding sal-like protein 2 isoform X2: protein MQMSSTMDKQIKATLFADHTDDQDSSSLKVEESRSHVCDQCCAQFSELSDLKQHQLHCSRDQLVIIPTSTGGQTSPFPSNPSPSELNSSQDDVSSSPDGSTHSQSLFTQAPFGYNSAPNVAEKLGGVSPTVEADSVAPPKQNRKEMVSPKLGVLATTNTPSATHPGSSTPGLAFESIRSPTGPVGMGDSSGSNKTGLSIPLILEELRILQQRQIHQLQMTEQICRQVLQLGSVASHPPSALTSSAPPRLEPSPLAFYASLLQDSTSLSPSTPISALSSKSPISHILKPIKPGLLRLLVPASPYEARVVADPNQIRPTNPSQIYPTLKMSSPSLPPGSVQPAVPFLSSLQNSGSAPPALQHVREMSGSFEKGSGTEDRHRCRFCGKTFGSDSALQIHLRSHTGERPYQCTVCLNRFTTRGNLKVHFHRHKEHFPHVPMNPHPVPEPLDGATNGNSTNKNSSSSGGGTTSTTGLAPAITSTAASSLSPSILPFPGPAPKAPSTMLPPNMDLALLSTAHSLLALNRATIGKPDENTPPQAPKMLLPSLAVLRPPQHFPFSAFSPLTKSSETSKLQRLVENLEKSSMTSIGGGADGESNAPETNESGPSGYQCMVCQRILSCPRALRLHYATHSGDRPFRCKVCGRAFSTKGNLRAHQATHKSRPLARAQNSCPICQRKFTNAVVLQHHIRMHLGGQIPNLPTLSAFGTGSGSSGSEVPAGRPSMANTGVVTFCREENGEIEKRDKELEEEEEDEDEEDDIMQHSPPFAPEGSATSTGDPGCPNCKSSLAKGGNCEVCKQKMAKPADEEIPEPLEHEGVPYIPESHGDHNNGSMNINVGSPYPNTPGSLATSPSNSIARRPLPSRQHLCLSCNKTFSSASALQIHDRIHTGEKPYSCSICGRAFTTKGNLKVHMSTHVWSSTPPPARRGRRLSLDQTALVPLLPSEPMSFPPVVGVSVGGPMSFWNQYTAFLSNSLGPKHKEVELKATGTHRITGVPPVAPVSASATLPGTETSNIIVKPAPRAEETLVDSPEKEMDTEDLMESKPDSKPMVTDSKDSVEDAETPSLSPSMVDTPTMSC from the exons cTGATCACACTGATGATCAGGACAGCAGCTCCCTGAAGGTGGAGGAAAGTCGGAGTCATGTCTGTGATCAGTGCTGTGCACAGTTCAGTGAGCTTTCAGACCTCAAGCAGCATCAACTTCACTGCTCTCGAGACCAATTGGTCATAATCCCCACCTCTACAGGAGGCCAGACCTCTCCTTTCCCTTCAAACCCTTCTCCAAGTGAGCTAAACTCTTCCCAGGATGATGTAAGTTCTTCTCCTGATGGGTCCACCCACTCTCAAAGCCTCTTTACCCAAGCCCCCTTTGGATATAATTCTGCACCAAATGTAGCAGAAAAATTGGGAGGAGTGAGTCCCACTGTGGAAGCAGATTCTGTTGCTCCACCAAAGCAAAATCGGAAGGAGATGGTCTCCCCAAAACTAGGGGTCTTAGCTACCACCAACACTCCTTCTGCCACGCACCCTGGATCTTCCACCCCTGGCTTGGCCTTTGAAAGTATACGAAGTCCTACTGGTCCAGTGGGGATGGGCGACTCTTCTGGTAGTAACAAAACCGGTTTGAGCATTCCTCTGATCTTGGAAGAGCTACGAATCCTGCAGCAGCGGCAAATCCACCAGTTGCAAATGACAGAGCAGATATGCCGACAAGTCCTCCAGCTTGGCTCGGTAGCCAGCCACCCCCCTTCAGCACTGACCTCCTCAGCACCACCTCGCTTGGAGCCCTCACCATTGGCATTTTATGCTTCTCTCCTGCAGGATTCCACATCTCTGTCTCCCTCCACTCCAATCTCTGCTCTTTCCTCCAAATCTCCAATTTCCCACATTCTGAAGCCTATCAAGCCTGGTCTTTTACGTCTTCTTGTTCCAGCTTCACCATACGAAGCAAGGGTAGTGGCTGATCCTAACCAAATTCGGCCAACCAACCCCTCCCAGATCTATCCTACCTTGAAAATGTCAAGTCCGAGTCTGCCACCAGGTTCTGTGCAGCCGGCCGTACCCTTCTTGTCATCCTTGCAAAACTCTGGCTCTGCTCCCCCAGCTCTACAGCATGTGAGGGAGATGTCAGGGTCATTTGAAAAAGGCTCAGGGACTGAGGACAGACACCGCTGCCGCTTTTGTGGCAAGACATTTGGCAGTGACTCTGCCCTGCAGATCCACTTACGCTCTCATACTGGGGAAAGGCCATACCAGTGCACAGTCTGCTTGAACCGCTTTACCACCCGTGGCAACTTGAAAGTGCACTTTCACCGTCACAAGGAGCACTTTCCACATGTCCCCATGAACCCACATCCTGTGCCAGAGCCACTGGATGGTGCCACCAATGGGAACAGCACCAACAAAAACAGCAGTAGCAGTGGAGGTGGCACAACCTCAACGACAGGCCTGGCCCCTGCCATCACCTCCACTGCCGCATCCTCTCTCAGCCCAAGCATCCTTCCCTTTCCTGGTCCGGCTCCCAAGGCTCCATCTACCATGCTGCCTCCTAATATGGATCTGGCTTTGCTGTCAACAGCTCACTCCTTACTGGCCCTTAACAGAGCTACCATTGGCAAGCCAGATGAGAACACTCCTCCTCAGGCACCAAAAATGCTTCTCCCCAGCCTGGCTGTCCTTCGCCCACCAcaacattttccattttctgcattttctcCCCTAACCAAGTCATCTGAGACTTCAAAACTGCAGCGGCTTGTTGAAAACCTGGAGAAGAGCAGCATGACTTCAATTGGTGGGGGGGCAGATGGGGAGAGCAATGCACCAGAGACCAATGAAAGTGGCCCTAGTGGTTACCAATGCATGGTTTGCCAGCGGATCCTGAGCTGTCCACGTGCCCTCCGGCTCCATTATGCCACTCATTCTGGAGATCGCCCCTTCCGTTGTAAGGTCTGCGGCCGTGCTTTCTCCACCAAAGGCAACTTACGTGCCCACCAAGCAACACACAAATCTCGACCCCTGGCAAGAGCCCAAAACTCATGTCCAATATGCCAGCGCAAATTCACCAATGCTGTTGTTCTGCAGCATCACATTCGCATGCATCTTGGAGGCCAGATTCCCAATCTTCCTACTCTGTCAGCATTTGGCACTGGTAGCGGCAGCAGTGGCTCTGAGGTCCCTGCAGGTAGACCAAGCATGGCAAATACAGGAGTTGTCACTTTCTGTAGGGAAGAAAATGGAGAGATCGAGAAAAGAGATAAGGagttagaggaggaggaggaggatgaagatgAAGAGGATGATATTATGCAGCACTCGCCGCCCTTTGCACCTGAAGGTTCAGCCACTAGTACTGGTGATCCAGGATGTCCAAATTGCAAAAGCAGCCTGGCTAAGGGTGGTAACTGTGAAGTCTGCAAGCAAAAAATGGCCAAACCTGCCGACGAAGAAATCCCTGAGCCTTTAGAACATGAAGGGGTACCTTACATTCCTGAAAGTCATGGTGATCATAACAATGGCAGCATGAACATAAATGTTGGGAGCCCTTACCCTAATACCCCAGGCTCACTGGCAACTAGCCCTTCAAACTCAATTGCCAGAAGACCACTTCCCAGTCGTCAGCACCTCTGCTTGTCCTGCAATAAGACCTTCTCCTCGGCCAGCGCCCTCCAGATACATGACAGGATTCACACTGGGGAAAAGCCGTACAGCTGTAGCATCTGTGGCCGGGCATTCACTACCAAGGGGAACCTTAAG GTTCACATGAGCACTCACGTGTGGAGCAGCACTCCTCCTCCAGCCAGAAGAGGGCGACGTTTGTCCTTAGACCAAACTGCTTTGGTGCCCCTGCTACCTTCAGAGCCAATGTCTTTTCCCCCTGTAGTAGGGGTGAGTGTAGGGGGACCTATGTCTTTTTGGAACCAGTACACTGCATTTTTGTCTAATAGCCTGGGTCCCAAACACAAGGAGGTGGAGCTGAAAGCAACAGGAACCCATAGAATAACAGGTGTCCCTCCAGTAGCACCAGTGTCTGCTTCAGCTACTCTTCCTGGCACTGAAACAAGTAACATAATTGTCAAGCCTGCGCCTAGAGCTGAGGAGACCTTGGTAGATTCTCCGGAAAAGGAGATGGACACAGAAGACCTGATGGAGAGCAAGCCTGATTCCAAACCAATGGTAACAGACAGCAAGGACTCTGTGGAAGATGCAGAAACTCCATCACTTTCTCCATCAATGGTAGACACACCAACAATGAGCTGCTAA